A single region of the Marmota flaviventris isolate mMarFla1 chromosome 10, mMarFla1.hap1, whole genome shotgun sequence genome encodes:
- the Disp3 gene encoding protein dispatched homolog 3, whose protein sequence is MDSEDDPLLQDVWLEEEQEEEEAAGEAFSRAQKSRPRPGAGGQCCWRRWTLPSGPPATGFWSTLGWAFTNPCCAGLVLFLGCSIPMALSAFMFLYYPPLDIDISYNAFEIRNHEASQRFDALALALKSQFGSWGRNRRDLADFTSETLQRLISEQLQQLHLGNRSRQAARAPRSVPAAAWDTSEAPKPAASRSRRLLRDAPPLADLAANQSEAPKDPRPDPNGRRQPSTTPPAAVAANQSRSRRGASRWDYSRTYVSANTQTHAHWRIELIFLARGDAERNIFTSERLVTIHEIERKIMDHPGFREFCWKPHEVLKDLPLGSYSYCSPPSSLMTYFFPTERGGKIYYDGMGQDLADIRGSLELAMTHPEFYWYVDEGLSADNLKSSLLRSEILFGAPLPNYYSVDDRWEEQRAKFQSFVVTYVAMLAKQSTSKVQVLYGGTDLFDYEVRRTFNNDMLLAFISSSCIAALVYVLTSCSVFLSFFGIASIGLSCLVALFLYHVVFGVQYLGILNGVAAFVIVGIGVDDVFVFINTYRQATHLEDPQLRMVHTIQTAGKATFFTSLTTAAAYAANVFSQIPAVHDFGLFMSLIVSCCWLAVLFTMPAALGLWSLYVAPLESSCQASCHQKCSRKSSLHFPGDVFATPERAGGSPGRGPMPYLDDDIPLLSIEEEPVSLELGDVSLVSMPPEGLQPCPGRGSRDQLLVQLQELLNHWALWSAVKSRWVVVGLFVSILVLSLVFASRLRPASRAPLLFRPDTNIQVLLDLKYNLSAEGISCITCSGLFQEKPHSLQNNIRTSLEKRKRGSGAPWASRPEASPQDSLGTVYISKVKSKGHPAIYRLSLNASLPAPWQAVAPGDGEVPSFQVYRAPFGDFTKKLTACMSTVGLLPAASPVHKWMLTAVACDARRGWKFDFSFYVAAKEQQHTRKLYFAQSHKPPFHGRVCGAPPGCLLSASPDGPTKGFFYVPSERVPKARLSATFGFNPCVNTGCGKPAVRPLVDTGAMVFVVFGIIGLNRTRQVDNHVIGDPGSVVYDSSFDLFKEIGHLCRLCKTIAGNPELVKPGGAQCLPSGYSISSFLQMLHPECRELPEPNLLPGQLSHGAVGVKEGRVQWISMAFESTTYKGKSSFQTHSDYLRWEGFLRQQLQSFPEGSALRRGFQTCEHWKQIFMEIIGVQSALYGLALSLLICVATVAVFTTHILLLLPVLLSILGIVCLVVTIMYWSGWEMGAVEAISLSILVGSSVDYCVHLVEGYLLAGENLPPHQAEDARSQRQWRTLEAVRHVGVAIVSSALTTVIATVPLFFCIIAPFAKFGKIVALNTGVSILYTLTVSTALLGIMAPGSFTRTRTSFLKALGAVLLAGALGLGTCLVLLRSGYKIPLPSGAAL, encoded by the exons ATGGACTCTGAGGATGACCCCCTGCTGCAGGACGTGTGGctagaggaggagcaggaggaggaagaagcagcAGGCGAGGCCTTTAGCAGGGCCCAGAAGTCGAGGCCCCGTCCTGGGGCAGGGGGACAGTGTTGCTGGCGGCGCTGGACTCTGCCTTCGGGGCCCCCAGCCACGGGCTTCTGGAGTACCCTGGGCTGGGCCTTCACCAACCCGTGCTGTGCGGGGCTGGTGCTCTTCCTGGGCTGCAGCATCCCCATGGCCCTGTCGGCCTTCATGTTCCTCTACTACCCGCCCCTGGACATCGACATCTCCTACAACGCCTTTGAGATCCGCAACCACGAGGCCTCGCAGCGTTTTGACGCCCTCGCTCTGGCACTCAAGTCCCAGTTTGGATCCTGGGGACGCAACCGGCGCGACTTGGCTGACTTCACCTCTGAGACGCTTCAACGCCTCATCTCGGAGCAGTTGCAGCAGCTGCATCTCGGCAATCGCTCGCGGCAGGCCGCCAGAGCCCCGCGCTCGGTTCCCGCGGCCGCCTGGGACACCTCCGAGGCCCCAAAGCCAGCAGCCAGTCGGAGCAGGCGTCTTCTGCGTGACGCCCCGCCCCTGGCGGATCTGGCAGCCAACCAGAGTGAAGCCCCGAAGGACCCTCGGCCAGATCCGAATGGACGACGCCAGCCCAGCACCACGCCCCCCGCGGCCGTCGCGGCCAATCAGAGCCGCTCCCGCCGGGGCGCCTCGCGCTGGGACTACTCACGCACCTACGTGAGCGCCAACACCCAGACGCACGCGCACTGGCGCATCGAGCTCATCTTCCTGGCTCGCGGCGACGCGGAGCGCAACATCTTCACCAGCGAGAGGCTGGTCACGATCCATGAGATCGAGCGCAAGATCATGGACCACCCGGGCTTCCGGGAGTTCTGCTGGAAGCCCCACGAGGTGCTCAAGGACCTGCCGCTGGGCTCCTACTCGTACTGCTCCCCGCCCAGCTCGCTCATGACCTACTTCTTCCCCACCGAGAGGGGTGGCAAGATCTACTACGACGGCATGGGCCAGGACCTGGCCGACATCCGGG GCTCTCTAGAGCTGGCCATGACTCACCCTGAGTTCTACTGGTACGTGGATGAGGGCCTCTCTGCGGACAACCTGAAGAGCTCCCTCCTGCGCAGTGAGATCCTGTTTGGAGCACCCCTGCCCAACTACTACTCGGTGGATGACCGCTGGGAGGAGCAACGGGCCAAGTTTCAGAGCTTCGTGGTCACCTATGTGGCCATGCTAGCCAAGCAGTCTACTAG CAAAGTCCAGGTGCTCTACGGGGGCACAGACCTTTTTGACTACGAGGTGCGCAGGACCTTCAACAACGACATGCTGCTGGCCTTCATCAGCAGCAGCTGCATAGCCGCCCTGGTCTACGTCCTCACCTCCTGCTCAG TGTTCCTGTCCTTCTTCGGGATCGCCAGCATCGGCCTCAGCTGCCTGGTGGCGCTCTTCCTGTACCACGTGGTCTTTGGCGTTCAGTACCTGGGCATCCTCAACGGGGTGGCAGCCTTCGTGATCGTGGGCATTG GTGTGGACGACGTCTTTGTGTTCATCAACACCTACCGCCAGGCCACCCACCTGGAGGACCCGCAGCTGCGCATGGTCCATACCATCCAGACGGCCGGCAAGGCCACCTTCTTCACCTCCCTGACCACGGCCGCCGCCTACGCGGCCAACGTCTTCTCCCAG ATCCCGGCCGTGCACGACTTCGGCCTGTTCATGTCGCTGATCGTGTCCTGCTGCTGGCTGGCTGTGCTCTTCACCATGCCTGCCGCCCTGGGCCTCTGGAGCCTCTACGTGGCGCCCCTGGAGAGCTCCTGCCAGGCCAG TTGCCACCAGAAGTGCAGCCGCAAGAGCTCCTTGCACTTCCCTGGGGACGTGTTTGCCACCCCTGAGCGGGCCGGGGGCAGCCCTGGCCGGGGCCCCATGCCCTACCTGGACGATGACATCCCCTTGCTGAGCATCGAGGAGGAGCCGG TGTCCCTGGAGCTGGGAGATGTGTCGCTGGTGTCCATGCCCCCAGAGGGCCTGCAGCCGTGCCCTGGCAGGGGCAGCCGGGACCAGCTCCTGGTGCAGCTGCAGGAGCTGCTGAACCACTGGGCCCTGTGGTCCGCCGTCAAGAGCCGCTGGGTGGTCGTGG GGCTCTTCGTCTCCATCCTCGTCCTGTCCCTGGTGTTCGCCAGCCGGCTCCGCCCCGCCAGCCGCGCCCCCCTGCTCTTCCGGCCGGACACCAACATCCAGGTGCTGCTGGACCTCAAGTACAACCTGAGCGCCGAGGGCATCTCCTGCATCACCTGCTCAG GTCTGTTCCAGGAGAAGCCCCACAGCCTGCAGAACAACATCCGGACGTCCCTGGAGAAAAGGAAGCGGGGCTCTGGGGCCCCCTGGGCCAGCCGGCCTGAGGCCAGTCCGCAGG ACTCCCTGGGCACCGTGTACATCTCCAAAGTAAAGAGTAAAGGCCACCCCGCCATCTACAGGCTCTCCCTCAACGCCAGCCTGCCCGCGCCCTGGCAGGCCGTGGCCCCTGGGGATGGAGAGGTGCCCTCCTTCCAG GTGTATAGAGCGCCTTTTGGTGACTTCACCAAGAAGCTGACCGCTTGTATGTCTACAGTAGGGCTGCTCCCGGCCGCGAGCCCCGTCCACAAGTGGATGCTGACGGCCGTGGCCTGTGACGCCAGGCGGGGCTGGAAGTTTGACTTCAGCTTCTACGTGGCCGCCAAGGAGCAGCAGCACACGCG GAAGCTGTACTTTGCCCAGTCCCACAAGCCCCCCTTCCACGGGCGCGTGTGTGGTGCACCTCCCGGCTGCCTGCTCAGCGCCAGCCCCGATGGGCCCACCAAGGGCTTCTTCTACGTGCCTAGTGAGAGAG TGCCCAAGGCCCGCCTCTCGGCCACCTTCGGCTTCAACCCCTGCGTGAACACGGGCTGTGGGAAGCCGGCAGTGCGGCCTCTGGTGGACACAGGGGCCATGGTCTTCGTGGTCTTTGGCATCATTGGCCTCAACCGCACCCGGCAGGTGGACAACCATGTCATTGGAGACCCG GGCAGCGTCGTCTACGACAGCAGCTTTGACCTCTTCAAGGAAATCGGGCACCTGTGTCGCCTCTGCAAGACCATCGCGGGCAACCCGGAGCTGGTGAAGCCGGGCGGGGCCCAGTGCCTGCCCTCAG GCTACAGCATCTCCTCCTTCCTGCAAATGCTGCACCCTGAGTGCCGGGAGCTGCCCGAGCCCAACCTGCTGCCGGGTCAGCTGTCCCACGGGGCGGTGGGCGTCAAGGAGGGCCGCGTGCAGTGGATCTCCATGGCCTTCGAGTCG ACCACGTACAAGGGCAAGTCCTCCTTCCAGACCCACTCCGACTACCTGCGCTGGGAGGGCTTCCTCCGGCAGCAGCTGCAGAGCTTCCCGGAGGGCTCGGCCCTGCGCCGCGGCTTCCAGACCTGCGAGCACTGGAAGCAGATCTTCATGGAGATCATAG GGGTGCAGAGCGCCCTGTATGGCCTGGCCCTGTCCCTGCTCATCTGCGTGGCCACGGTGGCCGTGTTCACCACCCAcatcctgctgctgctgcccgtGCTCCTGAGCATCCTAG GCATCGTGTGCCTGGTGGTGACCATCATGTACTGGAGTGGCTGGGAGATGGGCGCAGTGGAAGCCATCTCCCTGTCCATCCTGGTGGGCTCCTCCGTGGATTACTGCGTCCATCTGGTGGAGGGCTACCTGCTGGCCGGAGAGAACCTTCCCCCCCACCAGGCTGAG GATGCCCGCTCGCAGCGCCAGTGGCGGACGTTGGAGGCCGTGCGGCACGTGGGCGTCGCCATCGTGTCCAGCGCCCTCACCACGGTCATCGCCACCGTGCCCCTCTTCTTCTGCATCATCGCCCCGTTCGCCAAATTCGGCAAGATCGTGGCGCTCAACACGGGCGTGTCCATCCTGTACACGCTCACCGTCAGCACCGCCTTGCTGGGCATCATGGCCCCCGGCTCCTTCACCCGGACCAGGACTTCCTTCCTTAAGGCCCTGGGTGCTGTCCTGTTGGCgggggccctggggctgggcacCTGCCTTGTGCTCCTACGCAGTGGCTATAAGATCCCTCTGCCCAGCGGGGCTGCCCTATAG